In Lasioglossum baleicum chromosome 1, iyLasBale1, whole genome shotgun sequence, the genomic window TATCGAACACCAGGGCTGTTCGCTCGAGATTTTATGAGTTCGTGTTTGTGTTTGCGTGTAGGTACGTGcgcgtgtgtatgtgtgtgcgtgtgatcagggaagagagagagagggagagagagagagagagagcgttttGTGAAGGATGGGGAAAAGGATGAGAAGATGCGAAGAAAGGGCGGGGAGAAGAAGGGGAATTAGAAAGGCGAAGAAGGGGTTGAAGGGGTTAGAAATTATTCCTGGGGTGCGTTGGGCCTCGCAGGTGCCGACGGGGGCCTTGGTTTTCCCTGACCTTGGGGCTTCCTGATTTCGCCTGAATTCTGAATTCCGGCAAGCAGCTCGCTCTTCCTGATGCTCTTCAGGTCCAGGTCACCGTAGTAATCCTCACTGCGAAGCAGAACCGGGAAAAATCCGGGTGTTAGGTCATGCGTGACGTGTGCCACCTCCGGTGCGTGCATTTCGTGTTCTCAGTTAATCACGTTCATACTCTTGATGGAACAGCCTCGTTCGCTCTTTAACTCGaaacactcataacttttgGACCACTAACCTCCTAGGATGGAAACTAGGATTTTCAGCATTTTCTCGCCAatatctactggattacataggaaaaaggaaaaagtgCAGCCCAAAATGTCGTTCAACTCTTCTCAAACTTCTTATTGAAGACTTGCAATATTCACTTAAATAAATTGGCCGAATGAAATGCAGAATGAATATTATGAAACAGGTATGTATTGTTTCTCTTCCATCAAGAGCAATCAATGAGGGATACCACCCACAGATTCTTTTTTAGCATAATCTCAGACATACATTCGATGTGTACACAAGGTTAGACAGTTTTGTTGTTAAGTAACGGTATCGTTATTATTAAGGATGTTGTTATTAGAAACAATTTGAAGATTCCTTCTTATTAGTAAACTGCAGAACGAAGAGAGGCGACGAGttgtttttacaaaaattaattgttcTTCGACAGATTCGTTATCTTCGAATGACGTCTTCTCCCTATTAGTATAATTCGATTCATCCACGATCTTATTTAGTAGAACATCAAGCAGAATAAAGTTTTTATTCTCATGGTTCGTAATCGTGTCTTAACTTTCGATTaagataataatatataatctctggataagagagagaaagagagaaacgatTAGCAGAGTAGCTCCCAGAGAAAGTGAACGAAATGAAGTTGTACTTCAGAAGTGTCGATAACCAGTGACGCGGGAACGAGGAAACGGTTGATCGTGTtctatgaaaataaaatgatcTCTGGGATTTTTCGAAAGCACGTTTCGCGTGCAAGCTTTCACACACGTTATTCCTGTcttcgcgcgccgcgccggggcaTTATATAAATATTGTGTTACCAACATTTCGACGGTGTTACGCAAAACCTATCAACCCGGTACACACGAGAGAATATCCGTTTAATTGCGTCACCCGAAAAAGAAGAAACACCTGACGGGACTTTCAGTCGCGGCGCGTGTCTCACGAGTTTTTAAATACTGTAATCAAACTCGGTCTATATAATACCCGGTTTGTCCAGAATTTGTTTTTACGTAACGTCTGGACGCGAAGTTTCTCGATACATTTCGATTTAACACCGTCTCCTTTACTCGAACGTCGTTAATTACAATTTCAAACTGGTGGTGACTCGACAAGGAATTTCTCGGGCTTTCTTCTTTTCTATTGGGAAACGAAGTTGGACACTTCTAGCTCGATGGCTGGCTAGATAGCGATCTTGATCATTTGCGCGTGACAGTTCCTGATAAGTAGGATTTTATTCGATTATGATATACATATTAGGAGAAACACAGAAcggaagaaaatgaatttttattttaccctAGCTCGAAgaattctcatttttatatgaatatataCTTTATAAACGACGAGTCTGGTCATTGCATTTACTTGAATCAGTTTTCTCACAACAAATAAAAGTTTTGTGGGGATTCTTCAGGAACCTGCAAATTCTGACTAGACATTAACAGTAATAAAGGGGTTGTTTTCATCCTGGAAGTTCAAAAAATGGCAGGAAAAAATGTCTTCAGAAACCTGTAAAATCTGACTAGAGATTAATGAAAACCTGGAGGTCGAAGAAATGGCGGAAAATATTGATATTTCTGTGGGGAACATATTGAAGTCTCGTGTGAGGATACAAACCACAGTAGTTTAACTTTGAAAAATGATTGAGAAGGACTCACCATCCGGGAACGTCCTCGGGGTCCTCGCAGGCGCCGCTGCCGTCGGCGTCACCGATCTTGAAGACGGTTCCGATGGGGCAACCGTACTCTCTGGCAATGCCCTCCAGACAAATGTAATACTTTCTGCAGTCCTCGGGATGGGCGTGTCTGCTGAAGCTGCCGGATGCTCCGCTCACTTCGCCGGCGGCCGGACAATTGAAACCTCCCGCGACCTCTGCGCAACGCGATCAAACAAACGGTGAGATAGAGGCTCTAGAGAGGATTCTCCGATCGGAAGTCGCACAGATTGTACAAAGTCAAAATAATGATTCTATCTGTGATGGCAGAAAATCGTCCGTGAAAATGCATATTTGGTTCGAATGCAttctcattactagactgcggatctttatgtaattatggcttttgaaaattttcgaaaatgctaggatatcAAATGTGACAGACTTTAGtacaataagattctattttattccactttcttagaattcgtctacaaaaactGAAAactccataaacatccgcagtctactcgttactttatttttcaatgtttcaCTGTGTGGATGCTTGGTGTGCGTTCAGAACGGTTCGGAACCGTTCCGATATAATTGACAGTGGAGCTCTCGGGAGAGGTTGAGAGGCGTGGTGAGAGTCTCGCAGCAATTGTCCGACAGTGGAAGCCGGTGAATGGTAATATCATGGTTCGCCTTTGAATTCTATCGGGCGAAGATTCCGGCCGTGATGAAACGCACAGGATGTGCGTGGGGGCTATTGTCACGTATCGTCGATCGAACGCGGACTGGCATAATGAACGAGATCGTTGCAAGATGGCGTGCTTGGTACCGCCATTGCGGCGAACCAGAACGATGCTCGCCACGGGAAATGGGCCGCTTACTTTCGAACTGACGTAATTTCGTTCGTTTCTCGAAAATTGGGCTCCGTTACACCGTAAAACGTTCCTTCTACAAGGAAAATGGCTGCTTCTCTGAGACGCCAATGGTTAGGACAGTCGATGATCCACGGTGGAATTTACAACGAAAATTTAAGCAGATTTAAATAATAGAGAATTAAAGGAATTGCAATCAGGAACAATTCGAAACTGCATATGAAGCGAACGAGGTCGCGATCTTTTTTTGATCATTCAACCTCGAAGAGACTAAAGTAGATCTCGCCGCTGATGGTCAGACAGAAGCAAGAGGCAACGAGTTTCCTCTCGTTACCATGTTATTATCATGCGGAATAATTGATGCGCATTAATAAATCCGCTCGCGGCGCGAGAGGACAATGTAATGATCGAAGAGAAAACATGAAAGTCCTGAATAGAAAAACTAGCGCACCCAGTAATTGTCTGAAAACATTTTTCAGACTTTTTCTCCGGAGCGATGATCATCCACGCTACACAGCAGATGCAAGACAgtagaagaaaatcgaaagcCACGGAATGCTGATTTCACTACGGTTATGCGCCTTTGACATTTCCTTGTTCGATGGCGGACCGTGTTTGCGCGAACCGTTTAGGTTTAGACGTTTTTCGCCACTTTGACTTTTGCAGcacaataatttaaaacaatcaAAATACTACTCCGCGAGACTAATTGCTAGAATGGCTCGAGTACAGTTAGGAGACACGTACCTTCGTTCTTGCACTCAGGCACCTGGTCGGCCCACATGCAAACTCTGGCTTCGCGATCGTAGGCAAGTCCAGGGCTGCACTGATACCTGGACGACTCTCCGTTCCAGCAGTTCCAGAATACGTCGCATTTCTTATCGTCGGCGAAGATGCCATACAATCTTGGACAATGGGGCGTGTTGATCGCCGGCTCGAGCTGCGTCCTCTCGCCGCAGTCAACGTTGTGGAGGTAGTCGCAGTTTTCGGTGAGGAACTTGCTGTCACTTGCGTCGAACGCGAGTCCGTTGCCGCAGGTTTTCAACTCGGCCACGTTGTTGTCGCATTTCCAGTATTTGTCGCAGGATATGTGGTGCGGGTAGAACCCGAAGTCGTCTGGGCATTTGAAGGACTCTTGGCCATTCGCGCCTGTAAACAGTCAATTTACAAACTTTATCTCGGAATTTAATGATTCGTTTGAGTTGTCAAGTCTTCAATTCATATTCTGTAAGTTAGAAAAACTTTCGTTTCTGATGAGGATGATGACGATAGAGTACTTGAAAAGGTTTGGAGCAAACTTTTATCCCAGATGTGCGGCTGAGAACCGTTTCAGGCGGAATTTTGGTCCTAACTGATTGTGAGACTGAGAATGATTTGAGATCGAATTTTGGTTATAGCTGAGACTGAGAACCAAATGATAACGTGTGTAACAATGCTTAGATTGGAGCGATCAAGCTTTCTTGCAACACAATGATTTATTTCCCTGAAATCTAAGAACTTGTTTTCCATTGTTCGAAAGTCTAACAATACCCGATATATTTGTTGTTCCCGATCAGACTTGATTTACAGGCATCTGACTCACGGACTTGCGACTCGATGTATTAGTCACGGCACATTGATCACGAGACTAACGTTAACATAAATCGCACGATAAACGGGAAAGTTCAATGTTACCGTAAATAAGATACCTACACCTTTTGCATTCCGTTACATTTTTAGACTTTCCGATAACGAAATCGTGTTCGCGATAATCATTTCGATCATTCCGGAGAATGGAGTTACTtattctataaataaaagcaATCGAGACTATTTCACTTCCTGAATCGAGTTGTACGACCATGCGCATTGTACAATCACGTCAGCTGCATAACAATGACTACAAAAACAGACCACAGGCATTTTCATACTGAAAGGACAGTTAAGAAAGATCTGATAAAGACTTCACACGACGTTGGAATGTGCATGAAAGTCTATTGAACCGCGGAAAAAAGCATTTCCGTAACGAAGGAAACAGTAAAACATGCTTCACTTTCAACGTGATCATGCTCGTTCGATTCCCATACGTAGAGCAGAACTATTACAATATTCCTATCTGtttcaaaatttcgaaaatgttGAAACGCAACGTCGTAACGAAGTATACAATTACCGAGAATATTTATGCGCCAATAACTTTAACGACGCACAAACGAGCGATAACATCGAACCCGTAACAACCGGCGATAACTTCCTTTTTATTCGTATCTGGATAATATGAAACTGGAACTGTTTACCGCCCGGTTGGAAGGAAGCGATTAAAACACGTTATTAAACAAGAACAAgaacagaaaaaaaagaagttgCGACAATCATAGAACAGTTGCATCAATTTATGCTAATTAGACGGTCGCTGGGAATCGAAAGTAAAGGAAGGAAGCTTTTTATATTGCGGTCGCGGATTTCAGAGATTTCTGCTTCGAAACGATTTATTACTTTAATGAGGGATAAATTGAATTACGTGTTTTGCTGTCGGGATTGATCTAATCGTGGTCagattctctctctttcccctcCGTTCAGAGAAGTAATCCGCAGGTAAAAATCTGTTCTGCGGTTACGCCCGGTGCAAGATTTAATCGTGCCAGGGATCTCGCGGCATAATCGAGTACAATTTTACCTGTTCCGCAGACATTGGGAAATCAAATTGATTGTTGCCAGAAGAGACCGCGCTTCCTCTTTTGGTTCATGGAAATTTCTAATTAACTGCGACTAGTATCGCTGAGAACGAAGAAATCcatgcaaaagttaaaattgtgtaaaattgaaaaatggctGAAACGCAAGTGAAACATGATTTACAGACTCGTTATGGACTACGCTCTCACGCGATTAATTTCAGTATCGACAACGGGGAAAATCATGGAGGGCTAAAAAATGGAGCAAACGAAACGTAGCTTACAGAAATGTGATTTTCCAACAAGAAAATgagataggttctcggattgtTAACTGAGGTATTTACCCAGGAGAAATTTGCGAGGAACTAAAAAAGACTTGTACAGGCAGTTCAATGAACGTACGTTTCTAAACGACACTAACATTACCGACACTCGGACCCAAGTTAATTGAAGACTTTATCGATCGTATGATATGTTTAGACTGCTATTAGTATGAATCATGCGGCAGAGGAATTTCCGTCTGTTCCGTGATTTCCAGTGTGAAACAGGAAATTATTCAAATGCCATCGACTCTTACTTTCATCTGGGAAATATTGTGTTTACTGCGACGGTtgcgaattaattatttatccGACTGTGTTCCGTGGGAATCTAGCTTTCCGATCGAAGTAGAACGATTTTTATGTTGCCGTTGCATAAACTGATCTCGACCGGTCGTGTACGTTGGTAATTAATGTTCAAATTAAATCGGctataaaaatgataattttcagagAAAACTGATAGATGTACTCTGAATTTACATTAGATTGCTTAATCAGATTGGATTCTTAAAGATTCCCCGATTTTTTTCGGAATCATTTTACGATAGATAGCCTGACGCTCAGTTTAGTTGACGAAATTAGATGCTTCATGAAGATATCGAATAAAATTTGTGCAAGGAAAATGCGAGTATTAATTATCGACAGGCCGGGCGCCTGCCGTCGTGCATTGTCCTGTGGCCGGCAATTACGACTAACAATCTGTTATTCTTTTTTCGCGGCGTATGATGTCTGAATAACCTAAACGTCTTATGTAAGGACACAAACTGACTTTCGCCAGGCGCTTTCACTTTGGGCCTAGAGCCAGGCCCAGCTACCAGCTGCAACTCCAACACGGCTCGTGACTGGGCTCTCCCGTCTCCCAGCATCCCGTTCACTCGGCTCTCCTCAACACGTTTTCCGTCGTGCGTGTttctcctctctttttagtcTCCTCGTATATCTCCtcatctctctctccttctcgcaAGACCACGCACGCATACATTCGCCGTTCGTAATTTCGCATACGCCAGAGTAACACCGTTCGCAACGGTGTGCGTGTGCTGTATTCACTTTCATTTTTCTCGGGATCGCCGCGCCACCGAAACACTCGTCTCCGATCCCATAATAACCTGTTGTTCGATTAACGATCTCTATGCGAAATTAGCTCCGCTTTACTTGTTCTTTTTTctttatgtatatttttaacGAAGTATagacaattttattgaaatgttCCAGACgagagaaaaattaattattgaaaacttGATTCCCCCACCCTCGATGTTTTTCGGATAAAAATTTCCTTCTGTATTGTTTAACGTTTTCATGAAGCCTGTTTTC contains:
- the Gasp gene encoding chitin binding Peritrophin-A domain-containing protein Gasp isoform X1, whose translation is MRTYYVIAAILIAGANGQESFKCPDDFGFYPHHISCDKYWKCDNNVAELKTCGNGLAFDASDSKFLTENCDYLHNVDCGERTQLEPAINTPHCPRLYGIFADDKKCDVFWNCWNGESSRYQCSPGLAYDREARVCMWADQVPECKNEEVAGGFNCPAAGEVSGASGSFSRHAHPEDCRKYYICLEGIAREYGCPIGTVFKIGDADGSGACEDPEDVPGCEDYYGDLDLKSIRKSELLAGIQNSGEIRKPQGQGKPRPPSAPARPNAPQE
- the Gasp gene encoding chitin binding Peritrophin-A domain-containing protein Gasp isoform X2; this translates as MRTYYVIAAILIAGANGQESFKCPDDFGFYPHHISCDKYWKCDNNVAELKTCGNGLAFDASDSKFLTENCDYLHNVDCGERTQLEPAINTPHCPRLYGIFADDKKCDVFWNCWNGESSRYQCSPGLAYDREARVCMWADQVPECKNEEVAGGFNCPAAGEVSGASGSFSRHAHPEDCRKYYICLEGIAREYGCPIGTVFKIGDADGSGACEDPEDVPGCEKYYGDVDLKALRKLGYKKK